A genome region from bacterium includes the following:
- a CDS encoding histidine phosphatase family protein yields MSECVLIRHAQTDWNKRKVFRGRIEVELNRTGIRQAEKTSTILSDLPVEMIYTSPLKRALITAQILKRPHSDAVVKEVPNLIDIDYGEWQRLSEDDVKDSKLYSDWITKPESVKFPGGESLEDVKNRVIPVFEEIVRNNNLSIIVTHRIVIKIILLHIMGLPLSSFWAVRQDPCGITRIEFVDNKFIIQSLNETHHLYKPSTELKEDF; encoded by the coding sequence ATGAGTGAGTGCGTATTGATAAGGCATGCCCAGACAGATTGGAATAAAAGAAAGGTCTTTAGGGGAAGGATAGAGGTTGAGTTAAATAGAACAGGAATTCGTCAGGCTGAAAAAACATCAACCATTCTTTCTGACCTTCCTGTTGAGATGATTTATACAAGCCCCCTTAAAAGGGCATTGATTACAGCCCAAATCCTGAAAAGACCCCATTCTGATGCAGTTGTAAAGGAAGTTCCTAATCTTATAGATATTGATTATGGAGAATGGCAAAGGCTTTCAGAGGATGATGTGAAGGATAGCAAGCTCTATTCAGACTGGATAACAAAACCTGAAAGTGTCAAGTTTCCAGGTGGAGAATCATTGGAGGATGTTAAAAATAGGGTAATTCCTGTTTTTGAGGAGATTGTAAGGAACAACAACCTTTCAATCATTGTAACCCATCGGATTGTAATTAAAATTATTCTTCTTCATATTATGGGGCTTCCTCTTTCATCTTTCTGGGCTGTGCGACAAGACCCTTGTGGAATAACAAGGATTGAATTTGTGGATAATAAATTCATTATTCAAAGCCTAAATGAAACACATCACCTCTATAAACCATCAACAGAGCTGAAAGAGGATTTTTAA
- a CDS encoding ribulose-phosphate 3-epimerase — protein MFVYPAILTDKKEELKRMLKIAEAFCKNVHIDITDGAFVPSKSISYDDLVETNLFMEIHLMVSSPIDYVEGFKKRGAKRIIFHIESNDSPEKTIEKIKDEGLEVGISLNPETPILKIEPLFKKIDLVLIMSVVPGFYGSQFIPDVLLKAKEIKEKKPDLYLEMDGGIKLSNISLIKEAGVNIAAVGSEIFKSENPSSVFEKLLALSHKNP, from the coding sequence ATGTTTGTTTATCCAGCCATTTTAACAGATAAAAAAGAAGAGCTAAAAAGGATGTTAAAGATAGCAGAAGCCTTTTGCAAGAATGTTCATATAGACATTACAGACGGTGCTTTTGTCCCTTCTAAAAGCATAAGTTACGACGATCTTGTTGAGACAAACCTTTTTATGGAAATACACCTTATGGTTAGCTCTCCAATAGATTATGTAGAAGGCTTTAAAAAAAGGGGGGCAAAAAGGATAATCTTTCATATTGAATCAAATGATAGCCCAGAAAAGACAATAGAAAAAATAAAGGATGAGGGTTTAGAGGTAGGCATTTCCCTTAATCCAGAAACACCAATTCTCAAAATTGAGCCATTATTTAAAAAAATAGACCTTGTGCTTATTATGAGTGTTGTCCCTGGTTTTTATGGAAGCCAATTTATTCCCGATGTCCTTTTGAAAGCAAAAGAGATTAAAGAAAAAAAACCAGACCTTTACCTTGAGATGGATGGAGGCATAAAGCTTTCAAACATTTCCCTTATAAAAGAGGCAGGGGTTAATATTGCAGCTGTTGGCTCAGAGATATTTAAATCAGAAAATCCATCTTCTGTTTTTGAGAAGCTTTTAGCCCTATCCCATAAAAACCCTTGA
- the trmD gene encoding tRNA (guanosine(37)-N1)-methyltransferase TrmD: MRIDVLTLFPEIFKGPLDVSIIRRAREKGILDIHIHNVRDFSENSHKKVDDYPYGGGPGMVIKPDVLFRAIEAQEKGYVIYLSPQGKVLNQALAKELAEKEHIIFLCGHYEGIDERVKTMIDLELSIGDYITTGGEIPSLVAIDVIGRFIPGVLGNPESLKDESFTSFYLEGPQYTRPYEFRGMKVPDILLSGDHKKIEEWRRKKREELTREKRPDLLNED; encoded by the coding sequence TTGAGAATAGATGTTCTAACACTATTTCCTGAGATATTTAAGGGGCCTCTTGATGTAAGCATTATTAGAAGGGCAAGGGAAAAAGGGATATTAGATATCCATATACATAATGTAAGGGATTTTTCAGAAAACAGCCATAAAAAGGTGGATGATTATCCCTATGGTGGAGGCCCTGGGATGGTTATTAAGCCCGATGTCCTATTTAGGGCAATTGAGGCACAGGAAAAGGGATATGTAATTTATTTAAGTCCACAGGGTAAAGTTTTAAATCAAGCTTTGGCAAAGGAGTTAGCAGAAAAAGAGCATATTATCTTTCTTTGTGGACATTATGAAGGAATTGATGAGAGGGTAAAAACAATGATTGACCTTGAGCTTTCTATTGGAGATTATATTACAACAGGAGGAGAAATTCCATCTCTTGTTGCAATTGATGTTATAGGAAGGTTTATTCCAGGTGTATTAGGAAATCCTGAATCCTTAAAGGATGAATCATTTACATCCTTTTATCTTGAAGGGCCTCAATACACAAGGCCTTACGAATTCAGGGGAATGAAGGTTCCTGATATTCTTTTATCAGGAGACCATAAAAAAATAGAGGAATGGAGAAGGAAAAAAAGAGAGGAATTAACAAGGGAAAAAAGACCAGATTTATTAAATGAAGATTGA
- a CDS encoding KH domain-containing protein — MRQLGEYIVKSLVDNPDKVKLTEMESEKTTILEVKVDEADVGKIIGKQGRIIKSIRTILQAAAAKKGKRVVVEMLD; from the coding sequence ATGAGACAACTAGGTGAGTACATTGTCAAATCGCTTGTTGACAATCCCGACAAGGTAAAGCTTACTGAGATGGAGAGCGAAAAGACTACTATCTTAGAAGTAAAGGTGGATGAAGCTGATGTTGGAAAGATAATAGGCAAGCAGGGAAGGATAATTAAATCAATAAGAACCATCCTCCAAGCAGCAGCAGCAAAAAAGGGAAAAAGGGTTGTTGTTGAAATGCTTGATTGA
- the rpsP gene encoding 30S ribosomal protein S16, whose translation MVKIRLKRIGAKKSPSYRIVAMEEKVKRDGRVIDEIGHYHPKTKQPTFVNLSKIDDWVKKGAQLTTTVNRLVESYRKGGEKNETTR comes from the coding sequence ATGGTAAAGATTAGACTTAAGAGAATAGGGGCTAAAAAAAGCCCATCATATAGGATTGTGGCTATGGAGGAAAAAGTTAAAAGGGATGGAAGGGTAATTGACGAGATTGGTCATTATCATCCAAAGACAAAACAACCCACTTTTGTTAATCTTTCAAAAATAGATGATTGGGTAAAAAAAGGAGCACAACTAACCACCACTGTAAATAGATTGGTGGAATCTTATAGAAAAGGAGGAGAAAAAAATGAGACAACTAGGTGA
- a CDS encoding GNAT family N-acetyltransferase produces MITEMTIDDISQVKAIFYSYPHHFNKLGLIKLEEEISEHINNPDFSKRCFFVEKEMHQVLGVIGYVKSLKNPYEFEVTWLAVRTDFKRKGIGERLIKHLEERVRGLSAETLVVYTPDDIGSISFYEKMGFTQSGELSSDNKIGYKKTIKIHRPTFKSREAIGIYE; encoded by the coding sequence ATGATTACAGAGATGACAATTGATGATATTTCACAAGTAAAAGCAATATTTTATTCATATCCACATCATTTTAATAAACTTGGTCTTATTAAGCTTGAGGAAGAGATTAGTGAACATATCAATAATCCAGATTTTTCAAAAAGGTGCTTCTTTGTTGAAAAGGAAATGCATCAGGTATTGGGTGTTATTGGATATGTAAAAAGCCTAAAAAATCCCTATGAATTTGAGGTTACATGGCTTGCTGTGAGAACGGATTTTAAAAGAAAGGGCATAGGAGAAAGGCTAATAAAACACCTTGAGGAAAGGGTAAGGGGTCTTTCAGCAGAGACATTGGTAGTTTATACACCAGACGATATTGGTTCTATAAGCTTTTATGAAAAAATGGGATTTACACAAAGCGGAGAGCTTTCATCTGATAACAAGATTGGCTATAAGAAGACAATAAAGATTCACAGACCAACATTTAAATCAAGGGAGGCAATAGGAATCTATGAGTGA
- a CDS encoding nucleoside deaminase, producing the protein MQSAIKEAEKGRNKGEVPVGCVVVFKGEIISKAHNEVEKRGNPMNHCEILALRKALRTIGRREMSNTSLYITLEPCCMCFFSMVLLRIKELIFGADNPKFGACGSVVDITSGFNHKIKIKSGVLKEKCARLLSDFFKTLR; encoded by the coding sequence ATGCAATCTGCCATTAAGGAAGCAGAGAAAGGAAGAAACAAAGGAGAGGTGCCTGTAGGTTGTGTTGTTGTGTTTAAAGGAGAAATTATAAGCAAAGCCCATAATGAGGTTGAAAAGAGGGGTAATCCAATGAACCATTGTGAGATTTTGGCATTAAGGAAGGCTTTAAGGACAATTGGAAGAAGGGAAATGAGCAATACATCTTTATATATTACCCTTGAGCCTTGTTGTATGTGTTTTTTCTCTATGGTTCTCTTAAGGATAAAAGAGCTTATCTTTGGAGCAGATAATCCAAAGTTTGGTGCCTGCGGCTCTGTGGTAGATATTACATCGGGTTTTAATCATAAGATAAAGATAAAATCTGGAGTATTGAAAGAAAAATGTGCAAGGTTGCTTTCTGATTTTTTTAAAACACTTAGATGA